From [Flavobacterium] thermophilum:
TATTGCGCCACTTGCTGTTCAAGCCGCTTAATCAGGATGCCGGTGAATAAAAAATACGGAAGAACAATGATCCGCCTAGCTCCGAGCATGAGACAGCGGCGGACGGCGTCATCAAGCGACGGCGTCGTCACCCCCATAAACGCCGGCTCGATGAGCGCATAGCCCGTTTGTTCCCAAAACAAGCGGGCGATTTTATACAAGTCGCTGTTCGCGTCCGGGTCGCTCCCGCCGCGGCCGAGCAAAATGACCGCTGTGCCGTCGTCTGGCTCTTCCGGCCGCTCGCCGATTTCTTGCAGACGCTCGCGCAAAATCGCGAACGTCTGCTCATGAACGCCGATCGGCCGTCCATATCGAAACATGATGTGCGGATAGCGCGCTTTCGCCTCATCGATTTCCGCCGGGATGTGCAGCTTCGAATGCCCAGCCGGCAATAAAATGAGCGGAATGACCGCCACTTCCGCCGCTCCGGCCTCAACGCACCGCGCGATTCCTTCGCTGATCGACGGACGGCCAAACTCTAGAAAACTCGTTTCAACATGGAAAGAAGCAGAAAGACGCGGCCGCAGGCGGTCGACAAACTGCTGTACTTGCTCATTTCCTTCCGGGTCGCGGCTTCCATGGCCGACAAACAAAATGGCTCTCATATTCGCTCTCCTCTCTTTTATATCGCTCCATCCGAGGTTACTCACCGCATGCCGGCGTTTCGATCTTCGCCGCCGTCTTGGCCTCCTCGTACGAAAAGCGGCCGATTTGTTTCACGCGGGCAAAAAACTTATGAAATCGTTCGTTCGGATGAGCATGTTCTTTGTACTGTTCAATGATGTCCGCCACAATGGCCACCATCTCTTCCGGCGGGATGCCTTCCGCAACGAGCTGGCCAGGATGGGCGTTGCGGCCGACCGTTTTCCCGCCTAAAAACAAGTCAAATTTCCCTTTCCGGTACACAAGCCCGATGTCTTCGCGCACCGCGCCGTAGCATGCCATGCCGCAGCCGTTGATGCCAAGCTTCAACTCTTTCGGCAGCGCCATGCCCCCAAATCGCCGCGCCAATTCCTCGGCATATGGAATCGCGTCTTTTTTCTCTCCATCGCAAAAGTCGCATGCCTTCACCGTCAGCACATCACCAACCGGCATCACCATCAGTCCGACAGCAGCGAGCCGATCGACAAGCCCTTTTGGATCCTCTGTCACCCGCTCGATTTTGATATAATGATCCGGCGTGTACGTCATTTTCCCGTCCGGTCCGACCGCTTCGGCAAGCGCGATGAGCTGCTCCGGAGTAAACTGCTTGTTGGCCACCCCTGGGCTCACTGCCGCTTCGAACAGCACGGCGGACGCCTTCTTTGTCGTTCTTCTTTCCAATGCTGCAAGCGCGTCCTCCGCTGTTTCTCTCACCCGATGCAACAGAGCGGATGACGGCCGGTTTTCCGTTTGGACGAATGGCTCCTCCGGCAGCGGAAAAGCGGAAGCTGCCGGCGCCAATCCAGCTTCCTTCGCGGCCGCGTCCACAGCCGGCGGCAAAACCGCTACGGCGGCAAAACCGCGGTCTTTCTCGTCGCCGAAAGCGGAGGCAGCCGCGGCAAACGGCCGAAACGCTTCTCCGTTTTCTTCGTCCGGCTCTCTCAGCGGTTTCGTCTGGTCAAGCGCCCACGGCTCCGCTTCTTTGCGCAGCCGTTCATGCGGTTTGAGCGGCTGGACGGCGGCTGCTAGTTGATACTTGCGCTGGTAGCCGCGCGGCGTGATCATGAGCCCATCGTGAACAAAAGTCGTCGAGTTGCCGATAATGACCGTCGTCAACATGCCGATTTCATGGTCCAGCATATGCGCCAAGTCGGTGAGGACGATATGCTGACGCTCGCGATACGCGCTTTTTACCAGACCGACCGGGGTCTCCGGAGACCGGTGGCGAAGCAGGATGCGCTGCGCCTCCACAATCTGCCGAGTGCGCCGTCCGCTTTTCGGGTTGTACAGCGCGATGACAAAATCGGCCGCCGCCGCGGCGTCAATCCGCTTTTCAATCAGCTCCCACGGCGTCAAATGATCGCTCAAACTGATCGTACAGGCATCGTGCATAATCGGGGCGCCAAGCAGCGCCGCGCACGAATGAATCGCGGAAATGCCGGGGATGACTTCGACTTCAATCGGACTCGCTTTCGTCCACCCTTTTTCGATCAACACTTCATACACGAGCCCCGCCATGCCGTACAACCCGGCGTCGCCGCTGGAGATGACGGCAACCGTTTTGCCGCGCTCGGCCCACTTCACCGCCGCTTGGGCGCGGCTCACCTCTTCCGTCATGCCCGTGCTGATGATTTCCTTTCCGACAATCAGATCGCGCACAAGTTCGATGTACGTTTTGTAGCCGATGATGACGTCGCTTTCTTCAATCGCTTCCCGAGCCCGTTTCGTCATATGGTCGACGCTTCCCGGGCCGAAGCCGACAATGAGCAATTTGCCGCTCATCATGATCCCTCCTTTTGCCGACTAGCACCCATTTTTCACACTCCATTCGCCGCTCATGTCCCTTTCACGGCGCAACACATCGGGGGACGATTTTTTCCTCTGGCCGCCATGCTTGCCAAAGCCGCACGAACAGCGGAACATCCAAGCGAATGTCCAACAGCCGCTGGCGGTCGGCGAATACGTCTTCGGGTGCCCCTTGCATCACGATCCGTCCTTCGTGCATGACCGCGACGACATCCGCCCACTGCCAGACGAAATCCATGTCATGGGTGGCGATCAACACAGTCGTCCCCGCCTGGTGAATGGCGTCAATTTGTTTGAGAAACTGCTTTGTCTGATGCTGATCCAAATAGGCGGTCGGTTCGTCCAATACGAGCAAGTCCGGCTTGGCCGCCATCGTACAGCAGAGCGTCAGCCATTTTTTCTGTCCGAGACTGAATTGATGGGTCGGGCGGTCCAGCCAAGATTGAAGGTGGTATTCCGCCGTAATCGCGGCAAGCGCCTCCCCCATTTTTTCTCGATCGATTCCGGCATGGACTAAGCTGATCGCCAATTCATCACGCACGAGCGGGGCGAGGATTTGATGCTCCGGGTTTTGAAAGACGATGCCGACTTCACGCCGCCATTGCGTCCAATCAGCGCCGCGTTCATACATGTTGCGCCCTTTCCAATACACCGCTCCTTCCTGCGCCCGCAGCAGCCCGTTCAAATGAAGAAACAACGTCGTTTTGCCGCAGCCGTTT
This genomic window contains:
- the cbiH gene encoding Cobalt-precorrin-3B C(17)-methyltransferase, which encodes MSGKLLIVGFGPGSVDHMTKRAREAIEESDVIIGYKTYIELVRDLIVGKEIISTGMTEEVSRAQAAVKWAERGKTVAVISSGDAGLYGMAGLVYEVLIEKGWTKASPIEVEVIPGISAIHSCAALLGAPIMHDACTISLSDHLTPWELIEKRIDAAAAADFVIALYNPKSGRRTRQIVEAQRILLRHRSPETPVGLVKSAYRERQHIVLTDLAHMLDHEIGMLTTVIIGNSTTFVHDGLMITPRGYQRKYQLAAAVQPLKPHERLRKEAEPWALDQTKPLREPDEENGEAFRPFAAAASAFGDEKDRGFAAVAVLPPAVDAAAKEAGLAPAASAFPLPEEPFVQTENRPSSALLHRVRETAEDALAALERRTTKKASAVLFEAAVSPGVANKQFTPEQLIALAEAVGPDGKMTYTPDHYIKIERVTEDPKGLVDRLAAVGLMVMPVGDVLTVKACDFCDGEKKDAIPYAEELARRFGGMALPKELKLGINGCGMACYGAVREDIGLVYRKGKFDLFLGGKTVGRNAHPGQLVAEGIPPEEMVAIVADIIEQYKEHAHPNERFHKFFARVKQIGRFSYEEAKTAAKIETPACGE
- the cbiO gene encoding Cobalt import ATP-binding protein CbiO; its protein translation is MKTLLLRMERVKYAYQAERYVLNGIDWEIPERKKCALIGPNGCGKTTLFLHLNGLLRAQEGAVYWKGRNMYERGADWTQWRREVGIVFQNPEHQILAPLVRDELAISLVHAGIDREKMGEALAAITAEYHLQSWLDRPTHQFSLGQKKWLTLCCTMAAKPDLLVLDEPTAYLDQHQTKQFLKQIDAIHQAGTTVLIATHDMDFVWQWADVVAVMHEGRIVMQGAPEDVFADRQRLLDIRLDVPLFVRLWQAWRPEEKIVPRCVAP
- the cbiX_1 gene encoding Sirohydrochlorin cobaltochelatase, whose protein sequence is MRAILFVGHGSRDPEGNEQVQQFVDRLRPRLSASFHVETSFLEFGRPSISEGIARCVEAGAAEVAVIPLILLPAGHSKLHIPAEIDEAKARYPHIMFRYGRPIGVHEQTFAILRERLQEIGERPEEPDDGTAVILLGRGGSDPDANSDLYKIARLFWEQTGYALIEPAFMGVTTPSLDDAVRRCLMLGARRIIVLPYFLFTGILIKRLEQQVAQYRLDHPHVSFALADYVGFHPKLIDIVLDRLQEVLDQTVAMNCDVCQYRLHVSHHHHHHHH